One region of Faecalibacter bovis genomic DNA includes:
- a CDS encoding MlaD family protein — protein sequence MFTSGRVFKVKFDNVSGLAPSKPVSINGLRVGRVEEIKIIEDKQPIHFEVLISVEKDVEFSKNTVAEIYEPGIMSGPEVRLILDYGKDIAESGDYLPGRVAGGLLAGFQEQLGPTQTKIDSVLITLNKTLAGVDSMLDEENKQNLKVLLKNLNNTVSSFDATAKSIEKTSNSANNLIASNEKTITKTLDNANTTLASTKATIEKFGKTADKINSMELEKTIKNFEDASKNLTILLDDINKGKGTLGKLAKEDDIANELQATIKNMNVLVEDLKKNPSRYVNISVFGKKQPIQN from the coding sequence ATGTTCACTTCAGGAAGAGTGTTCAAAGTTAAATTTGATAATGTTAGTGGACTAGCACCATCAAAGCCAGTATCGATTAACGGACTTAGAGTTGGTCGTGTAGAAGAAATTAAAATTATTGAAGATAAACAACCAATTCATTTCGAAGTTTTAATTTCAGTTGAAAAAGATGTAGAATTTTCTAAAAATACTGTTGCTGAAATCTACGAACCAGGAATTATGTCTGGACCAGAAGTTCGACTTATTTTAGACTACGGAAAAGATATTGCGGAAAGTGGTGATTATTTACCAGGTCGTGTAGCTGGCGGATTATTAGCTGGTTTCCAAGAACAATTAGGACCGACTCAAACTAAAATTGATTCAGTTTTAATTACTTTAAATAAGACTTTAGCAGGCGTAGATTCTATGTTAGATGAAGAAAATAAACAAAATTTAAAAGTTTTATTAAAAAATTTAAACAACACAGTTTCTTCATTTGATGCAACAGCAAAGTCAATCGAAAAAACATCTAATTCGGCAAACAATTTAATTGCATCTAATGAAAAGACAATTACTAAAACATTAGATAATGCTAATACAACTTTAGCTTCTACAAAAGCAACAATTGAAAAATTCGGTAAAACTGCTGATAAAATCAATTCAATGGAGCTAGAGAAAACAATCAAAAACTTTGAAGATGCTTCTAAAAATCTTACAATTTTATTGGATGATATCAATAAAGGAAAAGGAACTTTAGGAAAATTGGCCAAAGAAGACGATATTGCAAATGAATTACAAGCTACAATCAAAAATATGAACGTGTTAGTAGAGGATTTAAAGAAAAATCCGAGCAGATATGTAAATATTTCTGTTTTTGGCAAAAAACAACCAATTCAAAACTAA
- a CDS encoding (Fe-S)-binding protein: protein MNYIPNVIFALIMIGSLWFFSQNVKKIIRNIKLGKKIDRFDNPSERWATMSKVALGQGKMTVRPVAGFLHIIVYVGFLLINIEVIEIIIDGLFGTHRVLSFMGGFYDAMIGFFEILAFGVLVSCIIFWIRRNVIKVQRFWKPEMKDFPKEDANYILFMEVAFMFALLTMNGADQVLQQLGAEHYVKAGSFPISSWLTAPILSSFNDITFLTIVERGAWWFHVIGIFFFLNYLYYSKHLHIILAFPNTWFSKLEPKAEFTNLESVTNEVKLMMDPNADPFAAPAEPAGEPETFGAKDIFDLNQVQLLNAYTCTECGRCTSECPANLTGKKLSPRKIMMDTRDRIEEVSKNIDTNGKFVDDGKSLVNDYITPEELWACTSCNACTQACPVNIDPLSIIVDLRRYLVMEQSAAPNELNMMMTNVENNGAPWQFNNADRLNWADE from the coding sequence ATGAATTACATTCCAAATGTAATCTTTGCTCTGATAATGATTGGTTCGTTATGGTTCTTTTCACAAAATGTGAAGAAAATCATTCGTAATATCAAGCTTGGAAAAAAGATTGATCGTTTCGATAATCCATCGGAACGTTGGGCTACCATGTCAAAAGTAGCTTTAGGACAAGGAAAAATGACAGTAAGACCAGTTGCAGGATTTTTACATATAATCGTGTACGTTGGTTTTTTACTAATAAATATTGAAGTAATTGAAATTATCATCGACGGATTATTTGGTACACACCGTGTATTAAGTTTCATGGGAGGATTTTACGATGCAATGATTGGATTTTTCGAAATTTTAGCTTTCGGAGTTTTAGTATCATGTATTATTTTCTGGATTCGTCGTAATGTTATTAAAGTACAACGTTTCTGGAAACCAGAAATGAAAGATTTCCCTAAAGAAGATGCGAATTACATCTTATTTATGGAAGTTGCATTTATGTTTGCTTTATTAACAATGAATGGAGCTGACCAAGTCTTACAACAATTAGGAGCTGAACATTATGTGAAAGCAGGTTCATTTCCAATTTCTTCTTGGTTAACTGCACCTATTTTAAGTTCGTTTAATGATATAACTTTCTTAACAATTGTTGAAAGAGGAGCTTGGTGGTTTCACGTAATTGGAATTTTCTTCTTCTTAAACTATTTATATTATTCGAAACATTTACATATCATATTAGCCTTCCCAAATACATGGTTTTCTAAATTAGAGCCTAAAGCAGAGTTCACAAATTTAGAATCCGTTACAAATGAAGTTAAGTTGATGATGGATCCAAATGCAGATCCATTCGCAGCACCTGCAGAACCAGCAGGTGAACCAGAAACTTTTGGTGCTAAAGATATTTTTGATTTAAATCAAGTTCAATTATTAAACGCTTACACTTGTACAGAATGTGGACGTTGTACATCGGAATGTCCAGCGAATTTAACAGGGAAAAAATTATCTCCTCGTAAAATTATGATGGATACGCGTGATCGTATTGAGGAAGTAAGTAAAAACATTGACACAAACGGTAAATTCGTGGACGATGGTAAATCATTAGTTAATGATTACATCACTCCAGAAGAATTATGGGCTTGTACATCTTGTAATGCATGTACACAAGCTTGTCCAGTAAACATTGATCCATTATCAATTATTGTAGATTTAAGACGTTACCTAGTAATGGAACAATCTGCAGCTCCTAATGAGTTAAATATGATGATGACTAATGTTGAAAATAATGGTGCTCCATGGCAGTTTAATAATGCCGATCGTTTAAACTGGGCAGATGAATAA